The Planctomicrobium piriforme genome includes the window TTGCACCCTCGCCCCGGATTTAGGCAAGTGATTCCAGAAGGGGATCACGCCTGCCTTATGAAAAACACCCTGTTTTCATAAGGATTTGCCGCATTTACCCTGCTTTTCTAGCAGCCATGTGACAAAGCTGATCTCTTCGGCACATTGCTTGCATTTCAGCGTTTTCGGGAAGAGTTCCCGCGACCTCGGCTGCCCAATTTCAGCGCTCTTGAAACCTGCAGCCGGCCCAAATCAAGGATTGATTGCTGACTGAGTTCTGTCTTGCTCATTGCCCTTCTCGATGCAGTTCTCTTCGGGATGCGAGAGCAGTCATTTTCAGCTGTGAAGGGTTCTGCCTGCCGCACCCCTTCGCAGAAACAGCCGATGCCGGCAGACGAATGAAACAGAAAATTGCGGAGCGATGTCCTCCTGAACTGAACATTAACCGAGCCGATTACGGCTCCTGCCCTTCGAGCGATTCCGATGTACGCGTCCGCCCCGTTGTGTGAACACTTTCACTTCTCTCGCACAGAGATGTTCGCCCTCATTCGGGCGAAGGGGCTGCTGAATCTGACCGGGATCTTTGCTCGTTATGGCCGCGGGGCTGGCTGCGAACAGTGCCGCTCGGTGTTGTCTGGCATGCTGGAAGAACAGCGTCGTCAGACGATGGCCGGAATCTTCTCCGCCCGCGGCACCCTGGGCCGCGGTCCGCGTGGTCGCGTGGTGGGACGCTCGCAGGCGATTCGACTTTCTCCGGCCGGACACGTTTCTGGCGAAGACTTCGAAAACAATCGTTTCGACATCGCCTCTGAGGCCGAAGTCACTCTCTCGCGAATCTTTGAAACACGGTACGAAGCGATTCGCCGTGAGTTCCCCCTCACATTCATCGTGACCGACGATGCCGGCAGCGAGTCTCCTGCACAGTTCGCCGATGTCGGCGTGGTCATCAACACGCTGTCGGCCGAGCCGACATTTGAAATCTACGTCTGCGGGCAGCCCGGCAACACTGCCCGCCCCGGCCAGCTTCTTCTGGCCGAAGTGAGCAATCTGAACACAGCAGTGCAAATGGTCGACCGGTTTCTGGCGTATTACGTCATGACGGCCGACCCGTACACGCGAACCGCTCCCTGGTGCGACATGCTGGAAGGGGGCAGCGAACACCTGCGGGACATGCTGGTGACTGACAAGCTCAGCATCTGTCCCGAGCTGGAAGAAATGCTGCAGCACCTGTGCGGATTCGATCGTCGCGAACAGCGCGAAGCGGGCATGGCTCGAACAGCGTGGAATCCCGAATCAGAGAGCGATCTGCAGAAGTCACGTTCCGTTCTCACTCAGGGCGGTGCGGAGAACGGTTTGACACGGTCACTCGTGTCCTGTCCGCCACACAAGGATGTGTTCTTGCCGGAAGAGGTCAACCAGACGGCCGGCAAGACGTCTCAAACGCAGACCTTCACTATGAAAGTCGAGGGCGCCGATGTGCAACCTGATTTATCAGCACCGCAAGATCTCACTGAAGGAAGTTCCGCAGCGCTCAGC containing:
- a CDS encoding nitrite reductase large subunit, which gives rise to MYASAPLCEHFHFSRTEMFALIRAKGLLNLTGIFARYGRGAGCEQCRSVLSGMLEEQRRQTMAGIFSARGTLGRGPRGRVVGRSQAIRLSPAGHVSGEDFENNRFDIASEAEVTLSRIFETRYEAIRREFPLTFIVTDDAGSESPAQFADVGVVINTLSAEPTFEIYVCGQPGNTARPGQLLLAEVSNLNTAVQMVDRFLAYYVMTADPYTRTAPWCDMLEGGSEHLRDMLVTDKLSICPELEEMLQHLCGFDRREQREAGMARTAWNPESESDLQKSRSVLTQGGAENGLTRSLVSCPPHKDVFLPEEVNQTAGKTSQTQTFTMKVEGADVQPDLSAPQDLTEGSSAALSSSLAAAH